GTGGCCGTGATGGTGAAGGTACCGGCGGCCTGCTGGATGCCCAGGGTGTACCAGGCCGTCGCCCCTTCGCGGGGCGACCGCGTCGAGGGCAGTGCAAAGCCCTGGTAGGTGTTCTGCACGGTATGGAAGCGCTCGGCCATCTGGCTGTACTCCACCAGATCGGCCTTGGCCTGCGCACGCCGCGATTTACGCACCTGGTCCTGATAGGTCGGCACCGCGACCGCTGCAAGAATCGCCACCACGGCCACCGTGATCATCAACTCGATCAAGGTGAAACCGAGCGACCGACGACGGTCGCTGCAGGCCCGGTAGAACTGTGTAGAACGCATGCGCGTGCTCCGTTACTGAATCTGGCGCCAGGATTGGCGACCACAGGGGTAAGGCAGGTACATCGGCTGGGCGCCGGCCACGTTGACCACCATCCAGCACCCGCTGCCCGGCACCGCCGGCGGTGCGGCCCCGCCGCCCGGGTTGGCAGGCGCCTGCAGACGCGGCACCACCGACACGGCCACGTCCTTGACCGGTGCGGTTCCGCCAGTATCCAGGGCGATCGCCGCGGTACCCGCCGCGTACGACTTGCCCGTCGGAGACCCACTGCGCACGGCCGACAACGCGGCAGTCCCGGACCGGGCGTCCAGTCCGAACAACCAGTTATTGCCGATCGTGCTGCACCCCGTCGAGTTCACCGACGCGGCATACGTCGGCAT
This is a stretch of genomic DNA from Stenotrophomonas rhizophila. It encodes these proteins:
- a CDS encoding type IV pilin protein; protein product: MRSTQFYRACSDRRRSLGFTLIELMITVAVVAILAAVAVPTYQDQVRKSRRAQAKADLVEYSQMAERFHTVQNTYQGFALPSTRSPREGATAWYTLGIQQAAGTFTITATPQGAQTKDKCGTMSINQASVKTPAETTVSGCW